In Candidatus Sericytochromatia bacterium, a genomic segment contains:
- a CDS encoding SCO family protein, which yields MLPAPLPPPPAIAALTGAIPAPAPTEIGLVDGTGRPMTLAELRGRYVWLYLGYASCPDACPRTLGSMVGAYAALPKAVQERVVPVFVSVDPMRDTPARLKAYTGFFHPRLQGLSGPHQGIDALVAALGTRYQIPKGAKPDQMYAVAHPDEVFVFDPKGRYVARLGAGKGDIETALGVDLAARLAAPETETSPPPPPPPGTADAWCALPTEEALADPDPNKDPRMHRAATMGSGTSVLPATTPMRMWAFKTGSWLWMAHLDAVAGFTQQTGPRGGSSHVAENWQMLMGSRYLGPGLLDVRMMTSLEPFTTPLGGTPQLFQSGETFQNRPLLDRQHPHDLLGELSARYTWTPSPLLSVFAYGGLAGEPALGPAAYMHRPSSADNHWAPLGHHYQDATHVSYGVVTTGARLGAWQWEASAFNGREPDENRFDIDWGPLDSWSTRLSWFPGRHWVAQLSHGYLRSPSPSHPGDEARTSASLTSVANTALGRWSNTLVWGQNAEFESAVAPPDVRQSYALESQLDWAGRHHAYGRYELLDRAGLPPRAPASHTAVRVNALTLGYTQDLGPIDRWALGLGGDVTVYSLEALTRGAYGENPLMARVFLRLRPPTMTHMEDRDAVADGPPAQIAR from the coding sequence ATGCTGCCAGCGCCCCTGCCACCGCCCCCTGCGATCGCCGCTCTGACCGGGGCGATCCCGGCCCCGGCCCCCACCGAGATCGGCCTGGTGGATGGCACGGGGCGGCCGATGACGTTGGCCGAACTGCGTGGCCGCTATGTCTGGTTGTATCTGGGCTACGCCAGCTGTCCGGATGCCTGTCCGCGCACGCTCGGCTCGATGGTGGGGGCCTATGCAGCCCTGCCCAAGGCGGTGCAAGAGCGGGTCGTGCCGGTGTTCGTCTCGGTGGACCCGATGCGCGACACGCCGGCCCGCCTGAAGGCCTACACGGGCTTCTTCCACCCCCGCCTGCAAGGCCTCTCAGGCCCGCATCAGGGCATCGATGCGCTGGTCGCGGCCCTGGGCACGCGCTACCAGATCCCCAAGGGCGCCAAGCCGGACCAGATGTATGCGGTGGCGCACCCGGACGAGGTCTTCGTGTTCGACCCGAAAGGGCGCTACGTGGCGCGACTCGGCGCCGGCAAGGGCGACATCGAAACGGCCCTCGGCGTGGATCTGGCCGCTCGCCTGGCGGCCCCGGAGACCGAGACGAGCCCCCCGCCACCGCCGCCGCCGGGAACGGCCGATGCCTGGTGCGCGCTGCCCACCGAGGAAGCGCTGGCGGACCCTGATCCCAACAAGGACCCACGTATGCACCGGGCGGCCACCATGGGCTCCGGCACCAGCGTGCTGCCGGCCACCACGCCCATGCGCATGTGGGCCTTCAAGACCGGCAGCTGGCTCTGGATGGCCCACCTGGATGCGGTCGCGGGCTTTACCCAGCAAACCGGTCCCCGCGGCGGCAGCTCGCACGTGGCGGAGAACTGGCAGATGCTGATGGGCAGTCGCTACCTGGGGCCTGGCCTGCTGGACGTGCGCATGATGACGAGTCTGGAGCCCTTCACGACGCCCCTGGGCGGTACCCCGCAGCTGTTCCAGAGCGGCGAGACCTTCCAGAACCGGCCCTTGCTCGATCGGCAGCATCCGCACGACCTGCTGGGTGAGCTCTCGGCCCGCTACACCTGGACGCCCTCGCCCTTGCTCTCGGTCTTCGCCTATGGCGGTCTGGCCGGCGAACCGGCCCTGGGCCCCGCCGCGTACATGCACCGGCCCTCATCGGCCGACAACCACTGGGCCCCATTGGGGCATCACTACCAGGACGCCACCCACGTCAGCTACGGCGTGGTCACGACCGGTGCGCGCCTGGGCGCCTGGCAATGGGAGGCCTCGGCCTTCAACGGGCGCGAACCGGATGAGAACCGCTTCGACATCGACTGGGGCCCGCTCGACAGCTGGTCCACGCGCCTGAGCTGGTTTCCCGGGCGTCACTGGGTGGCGCAACTCTCCCACGGCTACCTGCGCAGCCCCAGCCCCTCGCACCCGGGCGATGAGGCCCGCACCAGCGCCTCGCTGACCAGCGTGGCCAACACGGCGCTCGGGCGCTGGTCGAACACCCTGGTCTGGGGCCAGAATGCGGAATTCGAATCGGCCGTTGCCCCCCCGGACGTGCGCCAGAGCTACGCGCTGGAAAGCCAGCTCGACTGGGCCGGACGCCACCATGCCTACGGGCGTTACGAGCTGCTCGATCGCGCAGGCCTGCCGCCACGGGCGCCTGCCAGCCACACAGCCGTACGCGTGAACGCCCTCACGCTCGGTTACACCCAGGACCTGGGGCCGATCGACCGCTGGGCGTTGGGCCTCGGCGGGGACGTGACGGTCTATTCACTGGAGGCGCTGACCCGCGGCGCCTACGGCGAGAATCCGCTGATGGCCCGCGTGTTCCTGCGCCTGCGGCCGCCCACCATGACCCATATGGAAGACCGGGATGCGGTGGCGGATGGCCCCCCGGCCCAGATCGCCCGTTGA
- a CDS encoding Ig-like domain-containing protein, which yields MHPRVYAFMATLTLIPAVQACSDDPRDWVPLVTAIGRAAPVIASAAPVVVDAVKQLTPSPTPTPKPVGLRAAVKEVTIKAGDFKDLLPYLRTFEGDIPTLDEIDWTVSNPAIVSLNRKEGRVKGVSAGQAVVFAFLKSAPKNKAQISLDVLDVVLVKDVSIIPARLSLKPGESRKVQAEVTLASGEINANVNWSSSDDTVARVNPTTGEVSAVAPGRVTIVAAYAADPRYKGLLNLTVTATEGTTPSDGASPAASPAAPASSETASN from the coding sequence ATGCATCCACGTGTTTATGCCTTCATGGCGACGCTGACGCTGATACCGGCCGTACAGGCCTGTTCGGACGACCCGCGCGATTGGGTTCCGCTGGTCACCGCCATCGGCCGTGCCGCGCCCGTGATTGCGAGCGCGGCCCCTGTGGTGGTTGATGCGGTGAAGCAGCTGACGCCCTCTCCGACGCCCACCCCGAAACCGGTCGGCCTGCGCGCCGCCGTCAAGGAAGTGACGATCAAGGCCGGTGACTTCAAGGACCTGTTGCCCTACTTGCGGACCTTCGAGGGCGACATTCCGACCCTGGATGAGATCGACTGGACCGTCAGCAACCCGGCGATCGTCTCGCTCAACCGCAAGGAAGGCCGCGTCAAGGGCGTGTCCGCCGGGCAGGCCGTCGTGTTTGCATTCCTCAAATCGGCGCCCAAGAACAAGGCGCAAATTTCTCTTGACGTGCTGGATGTGGTGCTGGTCAAGGACGTGTCGATCATCCCGGCGCGCTTGAGCCTCAAACCCGGCGAGAGCCGCAAGGTCCAGGCCGAGGTGACGCTGGCCAGTGGCGAGATCAACGCCAACGTGAACTGGTCCTCCAGCGACGACACGGTGGCCCGGGTCAATCCCACCACGGGCGAGGTTTCCGCCGTGGCGCCAGGGCGGGTCACGATCGTGGCCGCTTATGCGGCCGATCCGCGCTACAAGGGCTTGCTCAACCTGACGGTGACGGCCACCGAGGGGACGACTCCCAGTGATGGGGCGTCTCCGGCGGCCAGCCCGGCGGCGCCCGCCAGCAGCGAGACGGCCAGCAACTGA
- a CDS encoding Ig-like domain-containing protein produces MFAKKLSIGALVAMSLSACVITTMPETTGTKPSSASSAAPTALNKDMANKAVVEVMASTSNMVIQAKKSSKVMATVKYADGSTDSNVNLSSDDNTVVSINPTTGEINGVKPGTATVRASSATDATKFALITVTVREGQVEDVFATITPEKSNIAVKGRVQLSAEVQDSNGKASSNGSWQSSDSTIATVNGEGLVTGLKDGSVTITFTSDMKSTVKAQATITVGQAAAAPAATPTPAATPTPVTTTEKTTVSTTTTTTTTQQ; encoded by the coding sequence ATGTTCGCCAAGAAGCTTTCCATCGGCGCCCTGGTGGCGATGAGCCTCAGCGCCTGCGTCATCACCACCATGCCCGAAACCACCGGCACCAAGCCGTCGTCGGCCAGCTCCGCCGCGCCGACCGCTCTGAACAAGGACATGGCCAACAAGGCCGTGGTCGAAGTGATGGCCAGCACCTCCAACATGGTCATCCAGGCCAAGAAGTCCAGCAAGGTGATGGCCACCGTCAAGTACGCCGACGGCAGCACCGACAGCAACGTCAACCTCTCCTCGGATGACAACACCGTCGTGTCGATCAACCCGACCACCGGCGAGATCAACGGCGTCAAGCCCGGCACCGCCACCGTGCGCGCTTCCTCGGCGACCGACGCCACCAAGTTCGCTCTGATCACCGTGACCGTGCGCGAAGGCCAGGTCGAAGACGTGTTCGCCACCATCACCCCCGAGAAGTCGAACATCGCCGTCAAGGGCCGCGTACAGCTGTCGGCTGAAGTGCAGGACAGCAACGGCAAGGCCTCCAGCAATGGTTCGTGGCAGTCGTCCGACAGCACGATCGCGACCGTCAACGGCGAAGGCCTCGTGACGGGCCTCAAGGATGGCTCCGTGACCATCACCTTCACCTCGGACATGAAGTCGACCGTCAAGGCCCAGGCCACCATCACGGTCGGCCAGGCGGCGGCGGCTCCGGCGGCGACGCCGACCCCGGCGGCGACCCCCACGCCCGTGACCACCACCGAGAAGACCACGGTCTCGACCACCACCACCACGACCACCACGCAGCAGTAA
- a CDS encoding sulfite exporter TauE/SafE family protein, giving the protein MLAVVAFGGALLTFFSGFGLGTVLLPAFALFFPPGAAVAATAVVHLATNVFKWGLVRQAVEWPVARQFALAAIPAALCGAWLLGWLSLQTPWYSWTVAGHTASVTPLKGAVGGLVVAFALLELIPPRQLPRFESVHLAWGGLLSGFFGGLSGHQGALRSLFLLRVGLPPASFVATGVAIAVAVDLSRLLIYGGQLRALSLDAHATPVGVAIAGAFAGAWLGSRWLHKVTIQWLQRIVATLLVVYGGALAAGLI; this is encoded by the coding sequence ATGCTGGCAGTGGTGGCCTTCGGCGGCGCCCTGCTGACCTTCTTCTCCGGCTTCGGTCTGGGCACCGTGCTGCTGCCCGCTTTTGCCCTGTTCTTTCCCCCGGGTGCCGCCGTGGCCGCCACGGCCGTGGTGCATCTGGCTACCAACGTGTTCAAGTGGGGCCTCGTGCGCCAGGCGGTCGAATGGCCCGTGGCCCGGCAGTTCGCGCTGGCCGCCATTCCCGCGGCCCTCTGCGGGGCCTGGCTGCTGGGCTGGCTATCGCTTCAGACCCCGTGGTACAGCTGGACGGTCGCGGGCCACACGGCTTCAGTGACGCCATTGAAGGGTGCGGTCGGGGGGTTGGTGGTCGCGTTCGCGCTGCTGGAGCTGATTCCCCCGCGCCAGTTGCCCCGCTTCGAGTCGGTCCACCTTGCCTGGGGCGGCTTGCTTTCCGGCTTCTTCGGGGGCCTCTCGGGTCACCAGGGCGCGCTGCGCAGCCTGTTCCTGTTGCGCGTCGGGCTTCCTCCGGCATCGTTCGTCGCGACGGGCGTGGCGATCGCCGTGGCGGTCGACCTCAGCCGCCTGTTGATTTACGGCGGCCAGTTGCGAGCCCTGTCACTCGATGCCCACGCCACCCCGGTCGGCGTGGCGATCGCCGGCGCCTTCGCAGGGGCGTGGCTGGGCAGCCGCTGGCTGCACAAGGTCACCATCCAGTGGTTGCAACGCATCGTGGCCACGCTGCTGGTGGTCTACGGCGGCGCACTGGCGGCTGGCCTGATCTGA
- a CDS encoding MFS transporter, which translates to MKTTAKLGLLTSLYFSQGLPFGFFSQALPVILRQREVDLAAIGLSHLLALPWALKFLWAPAMDRLTSRRRPILWLQGLTAVTALVLAMLDPSHGLAILIGAVLISNLLAATQDVATDGLAIALLTPQERGLGNGIQVAGYRLGMIVGGGLLLMVADTIGWRGLFWSMGALLLLATIPVWRLHEPPRTPPQQSPGIWQPIRDWLRQPGIAGWLGLLVAAKAGDAFASGMVRPMLVDAGLSLADIGRLIGTAGFLAGLLGALLGGWLAGRLGRARALLLSTALQTLGVLGYAAVALQPTQAAIWSACLFEHVVGGMVTAALFTAMMDTCRRGHEGSDYTLQASLVVAVTGLAAALSGYSASGLGYPGHFALATALSALGVGYVIRAAAHPMLRPSP; encoded by the coding sequence GTGAAAACAACCGCCAAGCTCGGCCTGCTGACCAGCCTGTACTTCTCCCAGGGCCTGCCCTTTGGATTCTTCAGCCAGGCGCTGCCCGTGATCCTGCGCCAACGCGAGGTGGATCTGGCGGCGATCGGGCTCAGCCACCTGCTGGCGCTGCCCTGGGCGCTCAAGTTTCTCTGGGCACCGGCCATGGACCGCCTAACCTCACGCCGGCGCCCGATACTCTGGTTGCAGGGGCTGACGGCCGTCACGGCGCTGGTCCTGGCGATGCTGGACCCCAGCCACGGGCTGGCGATCCTGATCGGCGCGGTGCTGATCAGCAACCTGCTCGCGGCCACCCAGGACGTCGCCACGGACGGGCTGGCGATCGCCCTGTTGACGCCGCAGGAGCGCGGGCTCGGCAACGGCATCCAGGTGGCCGGTTACCGCCTGGGCATGATCGTGGGGGGCGGGCTGCTGCTGATGGTGGCCGACACGATCGGCTGGCGTGGGCTGTTCTGGTCGATGGGCGCGCTGCTGCTGCTGGCGACCATTCCGGTCTGGCGCCTGCACGAACCGCCGCGAACGCCTCCCCAGCAAAGCCCGGGCATCTGGCAGCCGATCCGCGACTGGCTGCGCCAGCCTGGCATCGCGGGCTGGCTGGGCCTGCTGGTGGCGGCCAAGGCCGGCGATGCGTTTGCCAGCGGCATGGTGCGCCCCATGCTGGTGGATGCCGGGCTCAGTTTGGCCGACATCGGCCGCCTGATCGGCACCGCGGGCTTCCTGGCTGGCCTGCTGGGCGCGCTGCTGGGGGGCTGGCTGGCCGGTCGGCTCGGGCGCGCGCGGGCATTGCTGCTGAGCACGGCGCTGCAGACGCTGGGGGTCCTGGGCTACGCCGCGGTGGCGCTGCAGCCGACCCAGGCGGCCATCTGGAGCGCCTGCCTGTTCGAGCACGTGGTGGGGGGCATGGTCACGGCCGCCCTGTTCACGGCCATGATGGACACCTGTCGCCGGGGCCACGAGGGCAGCGACTACACGCTGCAAGCCTCGCTGGTGGTGGCCGTGACCGGGCTGGCGGCGGCCCTCAGTGGCTACAGCGCCAGCGGGCTCGGCTATCCCGGGCACTTCGCGCTGGCAACGGCCCTCTCCGCGCTGGGGGTGGGATACGTGATCCGCGCGGCCGCGCACCCGATGCTGCGCCCATCACCGTAG
- a CDS encoding alkaline phosphatase PhoX, whose amino-acid sequence MSARPGTNPRSPQWRAVLTLTLASLAWPVQAQTALPADGGEAPLLPVVASPQVELAPGTPLGAPLPQEMPSTQPTPQQPLLADLAPGLMAKVLVRAGDLLSDGSTFAPKNDFTGYLPLNAHEGYLMVGHEIRWGKDALAGRLTRLLLRDNEMVAGQVWASGMHNPCAGTVTPWKTVLTCEEYPHDNFPGDDGEARRENYLKRRLSPGHPLASWGWVYEVNALGPTPAGQTRRLTALGRFSHESAVVVGEREVYLTEDYDPGFLYKFVASKPRDLSEGKLYAYQRKEARWIPIIDPLNAHQAAETAGATKFVRLEDVQMGPDRALYIAETGHPKWKDPYGRVLRLNLQTSRMSVFAQGDGVLMAQPDNLSFDSKGNMYVCEDQYEDNIAKFGPNELLRRDRRGRWARLAAFPKGAEPSGPTWSPDGKVLFLSVLWGDRSGILSIRGIN is encoded by the coding sequence GTGTCCGCTCGCCCTGGAACCAATCCCCGCTCGCCTCAATGGCGCGCCGTGCTGACCCTGACGCTGGCGTCACTGGCCTGGCCTGTCCAGGCTCAGACGGCGCTGCCGGCCGATGGCGGCGAGGCCCCGCTGCTCCCGGTCGTCGCGTCGCCCCAAGTGGAACTCGCGCCGGGGACCCCGCTGGGCGCCCCGCTGCCGCAGGAGATGCCCTCCACGCAGCCGACGCCACAGCAGCCGCTGCTGGCCGACCTGGCTCCAGGTCTGATGGCCAAGGTGCTGGTGCGCGCGGGCGACCTGCTTTCCGATGGATCGACCTTCGCTCCCAAAAACGATTTCACCGGCTACTTGCCGCTGAATGCCCACGAGGGCTACTTGATGGTCGGTCATGAGATTCGCTGGGGCAAGGACGCGCTGGCTGGCCGCCTGACGCGCCTGCTGCTGCGAGACAACGAGATGGTTGCGGGCCAGGTCTGGGCCAGCGGCATGCACAACCCCTGTGCCGGGACGGTGACGCCCTGGAAGACCGTGCTCACCTGCGAGGAATACCCGCATGACAATTTCCCGGGCGATGACGGCGAGGCCCGGCGGGAGAATTACCTCAAGCGTCGCCTGTCGCCGGGCCACCCCCTGGCCTCGTGGGGCTGGGTCTATGAGGTCAACGCGCTGGGTCCCACGCCGGCCGGTCAGACCCGTCGCTTGACGGCGCTGGGTCGTTTCAGCCACGAAAGCGCCGTGGTGGTGGGCGAGCGCGAGGTCTATCTGACCGAGGATTATGACCCCGGATTTCTCTACAAGTTCGTCGCGAGCAAGCCACGCGATCTCAGCGAGGGCAAACTCTACGCCTATCAGCGCAAGGAGGCGCGCTGGATTCCGATCATTGACCCGCTGAATGCCCACCAGGCCGCCGAGACGGCCGGCGCCACCAAGTTCGTCCGCCTGGAGGACGTTCAGATGGGCCCCGACCGGGCGCTCTACATCGCCGAAACGGGGCATCCCAAGTGGAAAGATCCCTATGGCCGGGTTCTTCGTCTGAACCTTCAGACCAGCCGCATGTCCGTGTTTGCGCAGGGTGACGGCGTCTTGATGGCCCAGCCGGACAACCTCAGCTTCGACAGCAAGGGCAACATGTACGTCTGCGAGGACCAGTACGAGGACAACATCGCCAAATTCGGCCCCAACGAGCTGTTGCGCCGGGATCGGCGCGGTCGCTGGGCGCGGCTGGCCGCCTTCCCGAAGGGTGCCGAACCCAGCGGCCCGACCTGGAGCCCTGATGGCAAGGTGCTGTTTCTCAGCGTGCTGTGGGGCGATCGCAGCGGAATCCTGTCGATTCGCGGCATCAATTGA
- a CDS encoding ParB/RepB/Spo0J family partition protein, whose translation MIDTSLDLVPPARDITVLRVAEVPMADVVPSPHQPRKAFDALVLRSLIESIGAVGVLQRPRVREVGDQFELVFGHQRAEACRQLGWEVLPVEVVACSDLTARRMTLHENIKSARLHPIEHAEAIVKFLDATLSMEDGYELVPGQVPAARVSALLQRLATAPEDPATPDPVRSFAATHEAAIRQILREMANKEPKAFLSADVSLLQLPETIITTTVEKGLKKGHARALGQLLAREPNLFDEVMSKGIPQPEAEEESWLPLEKAPASAIRNLYAPSRRRDFGDEPREMAADRRYIPIGVPGRSEATLETHAEAPDGDLPPWEDESVTPVFGLPLAALAEAHAQLTVLSPSEWVAMILESAQGSSTQAREQWQAIGALAQEINQRLG comes from the coding sequence ATGATCGATACCTCGCTCGACCTGGTTCCCCCCGCGCGGGATATCACCGTGCTGCGTGTGGCCGAGGTGCCCATGGCAGACGTCGTGCCCAGCCCGCACCAGCCCCGCAAGGCCTTTGATGCCCTGGTGTTGCGCAGCCTGATCGAGAGCATCGGGGCGGTCGGCGTGCTGCAGCGCCCGCGGGTGCGGGAGGTCGGCGACCAGTTCGAGCTGGTGTTCGGACATCAGCGCGCCGAGGCATGTCGCCAGCTGGGCTGGGAGGTCCTACCCGTCGAGGTCGTGGCCTGCTCCGACCTCACGGCCCGCCGCATGACCCTTCATGAAAACATCAAGAGCGCCCGCCTGCACCCGATCGAGCACGCCGAGGCGATCGTGAAGTTCCTCGACGCCACCCTCAGCATGGAGGACGGCTACGAGCTGGTGCCCGGCCAGGTGCCTGCCGCTCGCGTGTCGGCCCTGCTGCAACGCCTTGCGACTGCCCCGGAGGACCCAGCCACGCCCGATCCGGTCCGCAGCTTCGCGGCGACCCACGAGGCCGCCATCCGGCAGATTCTCCGCGAGATGGCCAACAAGGAACCGAAGGCCTTCCTGAGCGCGGATGTGTCCTTGCTGCAATTGCCCGAAACGATCATCACCACCACCGTCGAGAAGGGTCTGAAAAAGGGCCACGCCCGGGCCCTTGGCCAGTTGCTGGCGCGCGAACCGAACCTGTTCGATGAGGTCATGAGCAAGGGCATCCCGCAGCCGGAAGCTGAGGAGGAAAGCTGGTTGCCGCTGGAAAAGGCGCCCGCCTCCGCGATTCGCAACCTGTATGCGCCGTCGCGCCGGCGCGACTTCGGTGACGAACCCCGCGAGATGGCCGCCGACCGTCGCTATATCCCCATCGGGGTGCCGGGGCGCTCGGAAGCGACGCTGGAAACCCACGCCGAGGCCCCCGATGGCGACCTGCCGCCGTGGGAAGACGAATCGGTCACGCCGGTCTTCGGCTTGCCGCTGGCGGCGCTGGCCGAGGCGCACGCCCAGCTCACGGTGCTCTCGCCCAGCGAGTGGGTCGCCATGATTCTCGAATCGGCCCAGGGTAGCTCGACGCAGGCGCGCGAGCAGTGGCAGGCCATCGGCGCGCTGGCCCAGGAAATCAACCAGCGGCTGGGTTGA
- a CDS encoding ABC transporter ATP-binding protein, which produces MMGGFGWHVLSLGESTTRVTVDRARLHRIVGYFRPYWREALAVLGVIATAALLGLLPPLMLRALLDTAIPHKDLSLLTWLAAGMLILPLVTGLLGILETWLDERLSQGVMLDLRKALFSALQAQSMDYFTTNRPGDLSSRLNNDVNDLSDIFSDTVVAFTSNVLILGSTTIVILALDWRLALLALAVVPLFIPPAWVVGKRRQAVVAEANQKRADLHALAQDTMSINGFLMRRIFGHLPEERARYTHLAAEFGQIAMRRMLLWRWFMLVLGLFAIIGPTLIYGVGGWLAIRGELTIGTIVAFVAYLGRLYTPATALATIHVQLMSALAVWDKLFVILDAQPSVQDHADATELPPVEGLLRCEGVAFHYRSDAPLLAEIDFEARPGQLIALVGPSGAGKTSLSYLLTRFYDPTAGRITLDGHDLRSVTQASLQAQIATVTQEPFLFHTTIRENLLLARPDATQAELEAACRLAHIHEAIAGLPEGYETVVGERGYRLSGGERQRLALARVVLKSPRVLILDEATSSLDSHSEALIQAALKPLMAGRTTVAIAHRLSTILHADLILVLERGRIVQRGTHAQLLAEGGLYAHLYEEQFR; this is translated from the coding sequence ATGATGGGAGGATTCGGCTGGCACGTGCTCTCGCTGGGCGAGTCGACCACGCGCGTCACGGTCGACCGGGCCCGATTGCACCGCATCGTGGGCTACTTCCGACCCTACTGGCGGGAGGCGCTGGCCGTGCTGGGGGTGATTGCCACAGCCGCCTTGCTGGGCTTGCTGCCGCCTCTCATGCTGCGGGCCCTGCTCGACACCGCGATTCCGCACAAGGACCTTTCGCTGCTGACCTGGCTGGCCGCCGGCATGCTGATCTTGCCCCTGGTGACCGGCTTGCTCGGCATCCTGGAGACCTGGCTGGATGAACGTCTTAGCCAGGGCGTCATGCTCGACCTGCGCAAGGCCCTGTTTTCGGCGCTACAGGCCCAGTCGATGGATTATTTCACCACCAACCGGCCCGGCGATCTCAGTTCGCGCCTGAACAACGACGTCAACGATCTGAGCGACATCTTCAGCGACACCGTGGTGGCCTTCACCAGCAACGTGCTGATCCTGGGCTCCACGACGATCGTGATTCTGGCGCTCGACTGGCGCCTCGCGCTGCTGGCCCTCGCGGTGGTGCCGCTGTTCATCCCGCCCGCCTGGGTGGTCGGCAAGCGGCGTCAGGCCGTGGTGGCCGAGGCCAACCAGAAACGGGCTGACCTGCACGCGCTGGCACAGGACACCATGAGCATCAACGGCTTTCTGATGCGCCGCATCTTCGGCCACCTGCCCGAGGAGCGCGCACGCTACACCCATCTGGCGGCCGAATTCGGCCAGATCGCCATGCGCCGCATGCTGCTGTGGCGCTGGTTCATGCTGGTGCTCGGCCTGTTCGCGATCATCGGGCCTACCCTCATCTACGGGGTGGGGGGCTGGCTGGCCATTCGCGGCGAGCTGACGATCGGCACGATCGTGGCTTTCGTGGCCTATCTCGGCCGCCTGTATACCCCGGCCACCGCGCTGGCCACCATTCACGTACAGCTCATGTCGGCGCTGGCGGTCTGGGACAAGCTGTTCGTGATTCTGGATGCCCAGCCCAGCGTGCAGGACCACGCCGATGCCACCGAATTGCCGCCGGTCGAGGGACTGTTGCGCTGCGAAGGCGTGGCCTTTCACTACCGCAGCGATGCCCCGTTGCTGGCCGAGATCGACTTCGAGGCCCGGCCGGGCCAGCTGATCGCCCTGGTGGGGCCGAGCGGCGCGGGCAAGACCAGCCTGTCGTACCTGCTGACCCGCTTCTACGACCCCACCGCCGGCCGCATCACGCTGGATGGGCACGATCTGCGGAGCGTCACCCAGGCCTCGCTGCAAGCCCAGATCGCCACCGTGACGCAAGAGCCCTTCCTGTTCCACACCACGATCCGGGAAAACCTGCTGCTGGCCCGGCCCGATGCCACCCAGGCCGAGCTGGAGGCCGCCTGTCGCCTGGCCCACATCCACGAGGCGATCGCCGGCTTGCCGGAGGGCTACGAGACCGTCGTGGGCGAGCGGGGCTACCGGCTGTCCGGGGGCGAACGCCAGCGCCTCGCGCTCGCTCGCGTGGTGTTGAAGTCGCCGCGGGTGCTGATCCTGGATGAGGCCACCTCCAGCCTCGATTCGCACTCCGAGGCGCTGATCCAGGCTGCCTTGAAGCCCCTTATGGCGGGGCGCACCACCGTGGCGATCGCCCACCGCCTCTCGACCATCCTGCACGCCGACCTGATCCTGGTGCTCGAGCGGGGGCGCATCGTGCAGCGCGGCACGCACGCCCAGCTGCTGGCCGAAGGCGGGCTGTACGCGCACCTGTACGAGGAACAGTTCCGCTAA
- a CDS encoding patatin-like phospholipase family protein, producing MPPVIRNLVFQGGGVKGSAYAGAINVLARHGWLDQVENVAGTSAGAITACMLAIGAGPEGLMRSVRETDFGSFLDTSWNIFSEVERLIRHFGVAPGKHFSDLLGDEIARYTGDRQTTLGQLRARAEAEPGRFHDLYIVASNLTRQRAQVLCADNHPDMPIWQAVRTSMSIPFIFEPVRLNDEYYVDGGMSWNFPIDLFDHPELHEAHPHGGHPRSEETLGFVLEPKNLAEAGVRDWTSLPGDTHNVVAYAGTLMGFMMETANLEHTHPEDLARTIFINDCGVRATDFKAPPAVIQRLIDSGAAAAEAYVAARKAEVPA from the coding sequence ATGCCGCCCGTGATTCGCAATCTCGTGTTCCAAGGTGGAGGCGTGAAGGGTTCCGCCTACGCCGGTGCCATCAACGTGCTGGCCAGGCACGGCTGGCTCGATCAGGTCGAGAACGTCGCCGGCACCTCGGCCGGTGCCATCACCGCCTGCATGCTGGCGATCGGCGCGGGGCCGGAAGGGCTGATGCGCTCGGTGCGCGAGACCGACTTCGGCTCGTTTCTCGACACCAGCTGGAACATCTTCAGCGAGGTGGAGCGCCTGATCCGCCATTTCGGTGTGGCGCCCGGCAAGCATTTCTCAGACCTGCTCGGGGATGAGATCGCGCGCTATACCGGCGATCGTCAGACCACGCTCGGGCAACTGCGGGCCCGGGCCGAGGCGGAACCGGGCCGCTTCCACGACCTCTACATCGTGGCCTCCAACCTGACCCGTCAGCGCGCCCAGGTGCTCTGCGCCGACAATCACCCCGACATGCCGATCTGGCAGGCGGTGCGCACCTCCATGAGCATCCCGTTCATCTTCGAACCGGTGCGACTCAACGACGAGTACTACGTCGACGGCGGGATGTCCTGGAATTTCCCGATCGACCTGTTCGACCACCCCGAGTTGCACGAGGCGCATCCCCACGGGGGCCACCCCCGTTCGGAAGAGACGCTCGGCTTCGTGCTCGAACCGAAGAACCTGGCCGAGGCCGGCGTGCGGGACTGGACCTCGCTGCCGGGGGACACGCACAACGTGGTGGCCTACGCGGGCACCCTGATGGGCTTCATGATGGAGACGGCCAACCTGGAGCACACCCATCCGGAGGATCTTGCGCGCACGATCTTCATCAATGACTGCGGGGTGCGGGCCACCGACTTCAAGGCCCCCCCTGCCGTGATCCAGCGCCTGATCGACAGTGGCGCGGCGGCCGCCGAGGCCTATGTGGCGGCCCGCAAGGCCGAGGTGCCGGCATGA